In Nakamurella antarctica, the following are encoded in one genomic region:
- a CDS encoding sulfurtransferase: MVLPADNNPAFSEFAHPTRLVSTDWLEAALGTKGLVVVESDEDVLLYEIGHIPGAVKIDWHLDLNDPVRRDYIDGAAFATLMQAKGISRDSTVVIYGDKSNWWAAYALWVFTLFGHEDVRLLDGGRAKWQSEARPMTTDVTPIVPADYPTVDREDSSIRAYMDDVLAHLGQPMIDVRSPMEYTGERTHMPNYPEEGALRGGHIPGAQSVPWALAAAEDGTFRSRAELEQIYQGDKGLTPSDDVIAYCRIGERSSHTWFVLTHLLGFDKVRNYDGSWTEWGNAVRVPIVKGEAAGHADG, translated from the coding sequence GTGGTGTTGCCAGCTGACAACAATCCCGCATTCTCCGAATTTGCTCACCCCACAAGGCTTGTCAGTACCGATTGGCTCGAAGCCGCACTCGGCACCAAGGGTCTCGTCGTGGTCGAAAGTGACGAAGACGTTCTGCTGTACGAAATTGGCCACATTCCTGGTGCGGTCAAAATTGATTGGCATCTCGACCTCAATGATCCGGTGCGACGCGACTACATCGACGGTGCGGCGTTTGCCACCCTGATGCAGGCCAAGGGCATCTCCCGGGACAGCACCGTGGTGATTTACGGCGATAAAAGCAACTGGTGGGCCGCCTACGCCCTCTGGGTATTCACGCTTTTCGGACACGAGGATGTCCGCCTGCTCGACGGTGGCCGCGCAAAATGGCAATCTGAAGCTCGTCCGATGACGACTGACGTAACGCCCATCGTGCCCGCCGACTACCCGACAGTGGACCGCGAAGACAGCAGTATTCGGGCGTACATGGACGACGTGCTGGCCCATCTAGGCCAGCCGATGATCGATGTTCGCTCTCCCATGGAGTACACCGGTGAGCGCACCCACATGCCGAATTATCCCGAGGAGGGCGCACTCCGCGGCGGCCATATCCCGGGCGCGCAGTCCGTGCCCTGGGCGCTTGCTGCAGCCGAAGATGGCACCTTTCGCAGCCGCGCGGAGTTGGAGCAGATCTACCAGGGTGACAAAGGACTGACGCCATCGGATGACGTCATTGCCTATTGCCGCATCGGTGAAAGATCCAGCCACACCTGGTTTGTGCTGACGCATTTGCTCGGCTTCGACAAGGTGCGAAACTACGACGGATCCTGGACCGAGTGGGGTAACGCTGTTCGTGTGCCCATCGTCAAGGGCGAAGCGGCGGGCCACGCTGATGGCTGA
- a CDS encoding GNAT family N-acetyltransferase, which yields MSATNNGANLVRADAATSTRLATPADLQGVVDTLVEAFHRDPVWSWAFPDITVRAAQHAAIFQMTVSHAIAHRSVWLTGDYGAVITAFAPGINEMSDDDASRFPAVINELLGDHAQQVNDLFERFEHARPVTTPHLYISMLGVRGRARGHGIGMDLLSHVMQQADSQGIGVYLESSNGANDARYREAGFDIHGSIPVAPGRPPITTMWRDPTPAADLVIYPTLEG from the coding sequence ATGTCGGCGACGAACAATGGTGCAAATCTAGTAAGAGCTGATGCTGCGACGTCGACGCGGTTGGCCACGCCAGCCGACCTTCAGGGAGTTGTCGACACCCTGGTGGAAGCATTCCATCGAGATCCGGTGTGGAGCTGGGCTTTTCCTGACATTACGGTGCGCGCCGCGCAGCACGCCGCGATATTTCAGATGACCGTATCCCACGCCATCGCGCATCGCTCAGTCTGGCTGACGGGCGATTACGGGGCTGTCATCACTGCTTTCGCCCCCGGCATTAATGAAATGTCGGATGACGACGCGAGCCGGTTCCCCGCGGTTATTAACGAACTACTCGGAGATCACGCTCAGCAGGTCAACGACCTTTTCGAACGGTTCGAGCATGCGCGTCCGGTCACCACACCGCACCTTTATATCTCCATGCTGGGCGTGCGGGGTCGCGCGCGCGGTCATGGCATCGGGATGGACTTGCTCAGCCACGTCATGCAACAGGCGGACTCTCAGGGGATCGGGGTGTATCTGGAGTCCAGCAACGGCGCCAATGACGCTCGGTATCGGGAAGCCGGGTTCGACATACACGGCAGCATCCCCGTCGCCCCGGGGCGGCCACCGATCACCACCATGTGGCGGGACCCGACCCCCGCTGCCGATCTCGTCATTTATCCCACGCTCGAGGGTTAG
- a CDS encoding SufE family protein, which yields MAELLPAALAEIAADFAALEIPERLQLLLEFSRELPALPVKYAEHPELLEAVPECQSPIFLITEVSGNGADAHVSVHFSAPPEAPTTRGFAGILKEGLDGLNAGEILAIPGDLPQMLSLGAAVSPLRLNGMGAMLHRIKRQVHEKVGFAS from the coding sequence ATGGCTGAACTGCTGCCAGCTGCCCTGGCCGAAATTGCTGCTGACTTCGCTGCCCTAGAAATCCCCGAAAGACTGCAACTTCTCCTGGAGTTCAGCCGGGAACTACCGGCGCTGCCGGTGAAGTACGCGGAACACCCTGAGCTCCTCGAAGCCGTTCCCGAGTGCCAGTCCCCCATCTTCCTGATCACCGAGGTGTCGGGCAACGGCGCCGACGCTCACGTGAGTGTGCATTTCTCTGCGCCACCGGAAGCGCCCACCACCCGAGGCTTTGCCGGAATTTTGAAAGAGGGACTCGACGGGCTGAATGCCGGCGAGATTCTCGCTATCCCGGGCGATTTGCCGCAGATGCTGTCGTTGGGCGCGGCGGTAAGCCCGCTGCGGTTGAACGGTATGGGCGCCATGTTGCATCGAATCAAACGACAGGTGCACGAGAAGGTCGGTTTCGCAAGCTAG
- a CDS encoding inositol monophosphatase family protein, which produces MIDHRHQLSSLALSDAELAAQLVTQAGTLAAQMLAAGLTVDTKTSISDVVSDADKAAESMIVAALALARPDDGVLGEEGAAAPGRRSWVIDPVDGTYNFVSGLPAWCSALALLDGEDLLLGAIFQPTTNELWVGGKGLPVTLNGVQVAPLLDRPLHEVAFSTYLHPPRLVDPHLLNPILAVLQQSATVRMIGSGSVELAAIAAGRLGLWLHADTHPWDWLPGAALVRAAGGVAEVFEHGGHSWHAAGPATAVAQAQQLVLAT; this is translated from the coding sequence GTGATTGATCACCGCCACCAGCTCTCGTCCCTTGCACTCTCCGACGCCGAACTAGCTGCCCAGCTGGTGACCCAGGCGGGCACTCTGGCCGCTCAAATGCTCGCTGCAGGACTGACTGTCGACACGAAGACCAGCATCAGCGACGTAGTTTCCGACGCCGACAAGGCAGCAGAATCGATGATCGTGGCCGCGCTAGCGCTGGCGCGGCCCGATGACGGCGTTCTCGGAGAAGAGGGGGCGGCCGCTCCTGGCAGACGATCCTGGGTGATCGACCCGGTCGACGGAACCTACAACTTTGTGTCCGGCCTACCGGCTTGGTGTTCGGCGCTGGCACTTCTCGACGGGGAGGACCTGTTGCTGGGTGCGATCTTTCAACCCACGACGAACGAGTTGTGGGTCGGTGGCAAAGGTTTGCCGGTCACTCTCAATGGCGTGCAAGTCGCCCCCTTGCTGGATCGGCCGCTCCACGAGGTCGCATTTTCGACCTACCTGCATCCACCGCGCTTGGTCGACCCGCACCTGCTGAACCCCATCCTGGCGGTCCTGCAACAGTCGGCGACGGTACGCATGATCGGCTCGGGTTCCGTGGAGCTAGCAGCTATCGCTGCCGGTCGCCTGGGTCTGTGGCTCCACGCCGATACTCATCCCTGGGACTGGTTGCCGGGCGCAGCGTTGGTGCGCGCTGCCGGCGGTGTCGCCGAGGTATTCGAGCACGGGGGACATAGCTGGCATGCTGCCGGACCGGCTACGGCCGTGGCGCAAGCACAGCAACTCGTGCTCGCTACCTGA
- a CDS encoding ATP-binding protein — protein sequence MTSPENLPGTVGELRASGHVQRGVKAEIRDNLLAALTSGHSPWEGIVGFDDTVLPQLERALLAGHDVVLLGERGQGKTRLLRSLVTLLDEWTPVIEGSELGEHPFDPITPGSQRRAGELGDDLPVAWRHRLERYTEKLATPDTAVADLIGDVDPVKVAEGRSLGDPETIHFGLVPRAHRGIVAINELPDLAERIQVSLLNVMEERDIQVRGYTLRLPLDILLVASANPEDYTNRGRIITPLKDRFGAEVRTHYPLELTHEVALIQQEAHLVAEVPDHLLEIIARFSRLLRDSDSIDQTSGVSARFSVAAAETVAAAALRRFAVTSETRATARLIDLESMVPVLRGKLEFTTGEAERASEILAHLLRRATADTAKAALRGVDLAPLAEAVGQSPLRTGERVTAAQVVAALPDLPVVAEVGARLGALDSEGPGPLAAAAELALELLFLTRRLTKATRAKGDTVSYG from the coding sequence ATCACCTCTCCTGAAAACCTTCCCGGCACCGTTGGCGAACTCCGAGCGAGCGGCCACGTGCAGCGAGGTGTCAAGGCCGAAATTCGCGACAACCTGTTGGCAGCGTTAACGTCTGGCCACAGTCCGTGGGAGGGCATCGTCGGATTTGACGACACTGTGCTTCCCCAATTAGAGCGGGCATTGCTGGCGGGCCACGACGTGGTCCTGCTAGGTGAGCGAGGTCAGGGTAAGACAAGGTTGCTTCGGTCACTGGTGACGTTGCTCGATGAGTGGACGCCCGTGATCGAAGGGTCTGAACTCGGCGAGCACCCTTTCGATCCCATCACGCCGGGATCACAACGCCGTGCGGGCGAGCTCGGCGACGACTTACCCGTTGCCTGGAGGCATCGCCTGGAGCGTTATACCGAAAAACTCGCGACGCCGGACACCGCGGTTGCCGACCTGATCGGCGACGTGGACCCGGTCAAAGTAGCCGAAGGGCGCTCGCTCGGCGACCCGGAGACGATCCATTTCGGCCTGGTGCCGCGTGCTCACAGGGGGATCGTGGCAATCAACGAACTGCCCGATCTTGCTGAACGCATCCAGGTTTCGTTGCTCAACGTCATGGAAGAACGCGATATTCAGGTCCGTGGGTATACCTTGCGACTGCCCTTGGACATCCTTCTGGTGGCCTCAGCCAATCCAGAGGACTACACCAACCGCGGACGGATTATCACGCCCTTGAAGGACCGGTTCGGGGCTGAAGTGCGAACTCATTATCCGCTCGAGTTGACACATGAGGTGGCGCTGATTCAACAGGAGGCCCACCTGGTTGCCGAGGTGCCGGATCACCTCTTGGAAATCATTGCCCGATTCAGCAGGCTGCTGCGCGACTCGGACTCGATCGACCAAACATCCGGCGTTTCAGCGAGGTTCTCAGTCGCCGCGGCGGAAACCGTCGCAGCCGCAGCGCTTCGACGCTTTGCCGTCACGTCGGAAACCCGCGCCACGGCAAGGCTTATCGACCTTGAATCGATGGTGCCGGTGCTTCGGGGCAAACTCGAGTTCACCACCGGCGAAGCAGAGCGCGCGTCGGAAATTTTGGCGCATCTTCTTCGTCGCGCCACAGCTGACACCGCTAAAGCTGCACTGCGCGGGGTCGATCTAGCCCCACTTGCCGAGGCGGTGGGGCAGAGTCCGCTGCGCACGGGAGAGCGCGTGACGGCGGCCCAAGTGGTTGCGGCGTTGCCCGACCTGCCGGTTGTCGCCGAAGTGGGTGCCAGGCTAGGGGCGCTGGATTCGGAGGGCCCAGGTCCGCTCGCGGCTGCGGCCGAACTGGCTCTTGAGTTGCTCTTCCTCACTAGACGTTTGACTAAA
- a CDS encoding TerD family protein — protein MGISLVKGGNISLTKAAPGLASVIVGLGWDARTTTGAEFDVDASALGVDSNRQIVSGQHFVFYSNLRSPDGVIEHQGDNRTGAGDGDDEKITVHLSAAPPNMDAVIFAVSIYDADTRGQSFGQIRNAFIRVVDSANGAELARYDLSEDAATETAMVFGELYRSSSEWKFRAVGQGYASGLSGIATDFGVPL, from the coding sequence ATGGGAATCAGTCTGGTTAAGGGCGGCAACATCTCCCTCACCAAAGCAGCCCCCGGGCTCGCTTCGGTGATCGTGGGGTTGGGGTGGGATGCACGAACCACCACCGGCGCAGAGTTCGACGTCGATGCAAGCGCCTTGGGAGTGGATAGCAATCGACAGATAGTCTCCGGCCAACATTTCGTCTTCTATTCCAACCTGCGCAGCCCCGACGGCGTCATCGAGCATCAGGGCGACAACCGCACGGGCGCCGGTGACGGCGACGACGAAAAGATCACCGTCCATCTGAGCGCCGCTCCCCCCAACATGGACGCCGTCATTTTCGCCGTTTCCATCTACGACGCCGACACGCGAGGGCAAAGTTTCGGCCAGATCCGCAACGCCTTCATCAGGGTTGTCGATTCAGCCAACGGCGCCGAGTTAGCCAGATACGACCTGAGCGAAGACGCCGCGACCGAAACTGCCATGGTGTTCGGCGAGCTGTACCGCAGCTCCAGCGAATGGAAATTCCGCGCCGTGGGGCAGGGATACGCCTCCGGTTTGTCCGGCATCGCCACCGACTTCGGGGTGCCGCTCTAG
- a CDS encoding Ig-like domain repeat protein, with protein MTGPESSVFGKDLAVSFSLSAGSTPIPDAAVTVQVAGASQVIRTDAAGTGTATIAAAQVAPGPAAVTLTYDGDGAHPSASTSASLDVLPAAATLVLAASPSDAAATSVSAALSTNSGIDAAGAVTFDIDGVTSEPVAVSANQASFALPTSLALGAHTVTASYLPTAPDQVGPTTAASTVSIAQVSTGVTGSATKDAVRYGDQASFTIAVSAAAEADLTGAVKVTDGEQVVAEGTTNPQGQASLQFLNRFDPGSKDLTVTFAGSDRVGASQSQLTLVTSSTNVDISIVKPTLLPDGSGTVTVSIIGTPDKPTGQVTATLDGIEVANGEVDAAGKIGFTVSAVAAGDHQILVNYSGDKRFQANTAKATLSVTPPVVNPNEAGAASLAAANPCPTTAAACVDLTNELAWLQTGGEITYGPVDMTSGKAGHRTGTGTFKVYWLDKHHKSSIYNGAAMPNSVFFDGGIAFHQGSLSVQSAGCIHLSSSASETFFNALHLGDSVFVFGTPPY; from the coding sequence ATGACTGGACCCGAGTCGTCGGTGTTCGGTAAGGATCTCGCAGTCTCGTTCTCGTTGTCAGCAGGATCGACCCCGATTCCAGACGCGGCCGTTACGGTCCAAGTGGCTGGTGCTTCGCAGGTTATCCGCACTGATGCAGCTGGCACGGGCACGGCGACTATTGCTGCGGCCCAGGTTGCTCCCGGCCCTGCGGCCGTGACGCTCACCTATGACGGCGACGGAGCCCACCCCTCCGCTTCCACCAGTGCCAGCCTCGACGTGCTGCCGGCGGCAGCGACCCTGGTGCTGGCTGCTAGCCCGAGCGATGCTGCGGCGACCTCAGTTTCTGCCGCACTCAGCACCAACAGCGGCATCGACGCCGCCGGAGCGGTCACGTTCGATATCGATGGTGTGACATCGGAGCCCGTCGCAGTAAGTGCGAACCAGGCATCTTTTGCTCTACCAACTTCGTTGGCGTTGGGCGCTCACACCGTCACCGCGTCGTACCTGCCGACAGCGCCGGATCAGGTCGGTCCCACCACCGCCGCCAGCACGGTGTCCATCGCCCAAGTCTCGACCGGCGTCACCGGTTCGGCAACCAAAGACGCCGTTCGTTACGGCGACCAAGCTTCCTTCACCATTGCTGTGTCGGCAGCTGCGGAGGCGGATTTGACCGGCGCGGTGAAGGTCACGGACGGCGAACAGGTCGTCGCCGAAGGCACCACCAACCCGCAGGGCCAGGCGTCGCTGCAATTTTTGAACAGGTTCGATCCGGGTTCGAAGGATCTCACCGTGACCTTTGCCGGGTCCGATCGTGTGGGTGCCTCCCAGTCGCAGCTCACGCTCGTCACCAGTTCTACCAATGTTGACATTTCCATCGTGAAGCCGACGCTTCTCCCCGACGGCAGCGGGACAGTGACAGTGAGCATCATCGGCACACCCGACAAGCCAACTGGGCAAGTTACGGCCACGCTCGATGGGATTGAAGTCGCCAATGGCGAGGTTGACGCTGCAGGGAAAATTGGTTTCACCGTCTCTGCGGTTGCCGCCGGGGATCATCAGATTCTTGTGAACTACTCGGGCGACAAACGGTTCCAAGCCAACACCGCCAAGGCGACCCTGTCGGTTACTCCGCCCGTCGTCAATCCCAACGAGGCGGGAGCCGCCTCGCTGGCTGCAGCCAATCCTTGCCCAACGACTGCAGCCGCGTGCGTCGACCTGACGAATGAGTTGGCGTGGTTGCAGACCGGCGGTGAAATCACCTACGGCCCAGTCGATATGACGTCCGGGAAGGCGGGCCACCGCACCGGAACCGGCACGTTCAAGGTGTATTGGCTAGACAAACATCACAAGTCGAGCATCTACAACGGCGCCGCGATGCCTAACTCCGTATTCTTTGATGGCGGAATAGCGTTTCACCAAGGCAGTCTCTCGGTGCAGTCCGCCGGTTGCATCCACTTATCAAGTTCGGCGTCAGAAACGTTCTTCAACGCCCTGCACCTCGGCGACAGCGTGTTCGTGTTTGGAACTCCTCCTTACTAA